A single genomic interval of Gallus gallus isolate bGalGal1 chromosome 10, bGalGal1.mat.broiler.GRCg7b, whole genome shotgun sequence harbors:
- the STARD5 gene encoding stAR-related lipid transfer protein 5: protein MDYAGLAESAADKMGLYRRDADGWRSCRRTNEVAVSWRPSAEFAGNVYRAEGTVPARPQQVWECIKPVAGGLRTKWDQNVKDFEVVEAVSDAVSVCRTTTPSAFMKIISPREFVDVILMRQYEDGTMLSAATNVEHPLCPPQANFVRGYNYPCGCFCIPLPGEPDRTQLLSFFQTDLGGYLPQTVVDSFFPASIAGFYSNLTKAVKALKA from the exons ATGGACTACGCGGGGCTCGCCGAGTCGGCGGCCGACAAGATGGGGCTGTACCGGCGGGACGCGGACGGCTGGCGGAGCTGCCGCCGCACG AACGAGGTCGCGGTGTCCTGGAGGCCGTCCGCCGAGTTCGCCGGCAACGT GTACCGCGCCGAAGGCACCGtgcccgcccgcccgcagcaGGTCTGGGAGTGCATCAAGCCGGTGGCCGGAGGGCTCAGGACCAAGTGGGACCAGAACGTGAAGGACTTCGAGGTGGTGGAGGCCGTCAGCGAT GCTGTCTCTGTATGCAGAACCACGACCCCTTCAGCTTTCATGAAGATTATTTCACCAAGAGAATTTGTGGATGTGATCTTAATGAGGCAATATGAGGATGGGACGATGCTATCTGCTG CTACCAATGTGGAACACCCGCTGTGTCCCCCTCAAGCAAATTTTGTGAGAGGGTATAATTATCCCTGTGGCTGCTTCTGCATACCTCTTCCAGG GGAACCAGACAGGACTCAGCTCCTCAGTTTCTTTCAGACCGATCTTGGTGGCTATCTTCCCCAGACAGTCGTGGATTCCTTCTTTCCAGCTAGCATAGCTGGGTTTTACAGCAATCTTACCAAAGCTGTTAAGGCATTAAAAGCATGA
- the TMC3 gene encoding transmembrane channel-like protein 3, with translation MEAAPGTAAAAAKPAKSCKKYRMGKRHANIYTYQEPPHSNSDEDISEEKADSQDPEQVFQNIQYQKEVMSNIRCRPWPMRQKLRVLRQAKEIVLKYEGRLTRTRGYQAAGAELWRKFLRLAYNFVVLFIPWEMRIKKIESHFGSGVASYFIFLRWLFGINIVLTIMTGAFVVLPELLAGAPFGSTVSKTIRQEDLKTAQDLDTIWSLGGYLQYSVLFYGYYGSDRKIGKAGYRLPLAYFLVGMAVFAYSFIILLKKMAKNSRMSLASASDENYTFCWRLFCAWDYLIGNPEAAESKAAAIVNSIREAILEEQEKKKSKNLAVTISLRIIANILVLLSLTGSIYIIYFVVDRSQKLENNKRELTLWEKNEVSVVVSLITMIAPSAFELVAALEMYHPRTTLRFQLARVLVLYLGNLYSLIIALLDKVNSMSVTNSIYSIYQVSNNSTPSSATGTPAKEDTLSATISDAQMNSSESHAQSLPTAGSLVNNTASSNSAQNQCWETYVGQEMLKLSIIDMIFTVASILLIDFFRGLCVRYLSDCWCWDLESKFPEYGEFKIAENVLHLVYNQGMIWMGAFFSPCLPAFNVLKLIGLMYLRSWAVLTCNVPHQQVFRASRSNNFYLAMLLFMLFLCMLPTIFAIARYKPSLSCGPFSGQEKIYDIVSETIQNDFPAWFNSVIAYISSPVVVLPALLLLFMLIYYLQSIARSLKFTNNQLRMKIQAERTEDKKKVVQMAVGQNLVDIPDDQIMSDFTQNSEGTRFQSLDGSDKRPDKDGGLISQESSVRASTPRKNGSVLNFESPVSKGTRIQTISQTVPHAVPSTDVARPVNTTPTTSASLTPAPSVSSAQKPRNDHTTNRYPSVVHGSASELCKTKPYTPVTFKKRIGDVHSEPLFRKSIRQVNPDAFGAGAPVFVGRRPHATRYFVVNENEPRKKSARSTSRLQRQFRIEEPEDIVELYPCNVRRYVVQTPQCMYSPHPSEDEEDEEALGRHYVKRSHRPRSLSDLRPAPRFYIGDRADGHVLTSKVHYKSWDDGFELDLDRPPYAYKKVHLKNVEADQHYLEPQVKPKTKHMLEQSLTESDSVSIESSSDPQNSSNDQYIQVIHSKEKYLKPGTKLTKKKSNTNIELNMSEPNELVCSNV, from the exons ctCTGGAGGAAGTTCCTTCGACTGGCATATAATTTTGTGGTGCTCTTCATTCCTTGGGAAATGCGAATTAAAAAAATTGAGA GTCATTTTGGGTCTGGAGTTGCCTCTTACTTCATCTTCTTGAGATGGCTATTTGGAATCAATATTGTACTTACCATAATGACAGGAGCATTTGTAGTCTTACCAGAG cTACTGGCCGGCGCGCCGTTCGGCAGCACTGTCAGCAAGACCATTCGCCAGGAGGACTTGAAAACTGCACAGGACCTGGACACCATCTGGTCGCTTGGG GGCTACCTCCAGtactctgttttgttttatggctACTATGGCAGTGATAGGAAGATTGGGAAAGCAGGATACCGGCTGCCTCTCGCCTACTTCCTGGTTGGCATGGCAGTGTTTGCTTACAGCTTCATCATCCTCTTAAAAAA AATGGCAAAGAACTCAAGAATGAGTCTAGCAAGTGCTTCTGATGAAAACTACACTTTCTGCTGGAGGCTGTTCTGTGCCTGGGATTATTTAATAGGAAACCCTgaggctgcagagagcaaaGCGGCTGCCATAGTTAATAGCATTCGG gagGCTATATtggaagagcaggaaaagaagaaaagcaaaaacct ggCGGTGACAATCAGCTTAAGGATTATTGCAAACATCCTCGTGCTTCTCTCGCTCACTGGAAGTATTTACATCATTTACTTCGTTGTGGATCGATCCCAAAAGTTAGAGAACAACAAGAGGGAATTGActctatgggaaaaaaatgag GTAAGCGTAGTTGTGTCACTGATTACCATGATTGCACCCTCTGCTTTTGAACTCGTGGCAGCTCTAGAGATGTACCATCCGAGGACCACTCTTCGCTTTCAGCTTGCAAG AGTTCTTGTTCTGTATCTGGGAAATCTCTACAGTTTGATCATTGCTCTCCTGGATAAAGTGAACAGTATGAGTGTCACT AATTCCATCTACAGTATATATCAAGTCAG CAACAATTCTACCCCCTCTTCTGCAACTGGAACTCCTGCTAAAGAAGACACTTTATCTGCAACTATTTCTGATGCACAAATGAATAGCAGCGAATCTCACGCTCAAAGCTTGCCAACCGCTGGTTCACTGGTTAACAACACAGCTTCCTCTAACTCTGCCCAAAACCAGTGCTGGGAGACCTACGTTGGTCAA GAGATGCTAAAGCTGTCCATCATCGACATGATATTCACAGTTGCGAGCATCCTGCTAATTGATTTCTTCCGTGGACTCTGTGTCCGATATTTAAGTGATTGCTGGTGCTGGGACCTAGAAAGCAAGTTT CCAGAATATGGAGAATTCAAAATTGCAGAGAATGTACTGCATTTGGTCTACAATCAAGGAATGATCTG GATGGGAGCCTTCTTTTCACCTTGTTTACCAGCATTCAATGTCCTCAAGTTGATTGGACTCATGTACCTGAGGAGCTGGGCTGTGTTAACGTGTAACGTACCACATCAGCAGGTTTTCAGAGCCTCTCG ATCCAATAATTTCTACTTGGCCATGTTGCTGTTCATGTTGTTTTTATGCATGTTGCCAACAATTTTTGCTATTGCCCGATACAAGCCATCTCTAAGCTGTGGTCCCTTCAG tggacaagaaaaaatatatgataTTGTTTCTGAAACAATTCAAAATGATTTTCCTGCGTGGTTCAACTCAGTGATTGCTTATATCAGCAGTCCTGTGGTGGTCCTCCCTGCACTCTTACTTCTATT CATGCTGATCTATTACCTACAAAGTATTGCAAGATCACTGAAATTCACCAACAATCAGCTGAGAATGAAGATCCAAGCA GAAAGAACTGAAGATAAGAAAAAGGTGGTTCAAATGGCAGTAG GACAGAACCTAGTGGACATTCCTGATGATCAAATCATGTCAGATTTTACTCAGAATTCAGAGGGTA CCAGATTCCAGAGTCTGGATGGGAGTGACAAAAGACCAGACAAAGACGGTGGTCTTATTAGCCAGGAGTCTTCTGTTCGGGCCTCAACCCCACGGAAGAATGGCAGTGTCTTGAACTTTGAGTCTCCTGTGAGCAAAGGCACCAGAATACAAACCATCTCCCAGACTGTGCCCCACGCCGTGCCCTCAACTGATGTAGCAAGACCTGTCAACACAACTCCCACAACTTCAGCTTCTTTaacaccagctccctcagtatCAAGTGCACAGAAACCAAGAAACGACCATACCACTAACAG gtaCCCAAGTGTTGTGCATGGGAGTGCAAGTGAGCTCTGTAAAACAAAGCCCTACACACCAGTGACTTTCAAAAAGCGTATTGGAGATGTTCACTCTGAACCTCTCTTCAGAAAAAGCATTCGGCAGGTAAATCCAGACGCTTTTGGAGCGGGGGCTCCTGTTTTTGTGGGACGCAGACCGCATGCTACCAGATACTTCGTTGTTAATGAAAACGAGCCCCGCAAAAAGTCAGCCCGTTCCACCTCCCGACTCCAAAGGCAGTTCCGGATAGAAGAGCCAGAAGATATTGTTGAGTTGTATCCATGCAACGTCAGAAGATACGTGGTTCAAACACCACAGTGCATGTATTCTCCTCATCCCAGTGAAGATGAGGAGGACGAAGAGGCGCTCGGGAGACACTATGTGAAAAGATCCCATCGCCCTCGGTCACTGTCTGACCTTCGCCCAGCACCACGATTTTACATCGGGGACCGTGCTGATGGCCATGTGCTTACGAGCAAAGTGCACTACAAATCCTGGGATGATGGTTTTGAGCTAGACCTGGACAGGCCTCCATATGCCTACAAGAAAGTGCACCTGAAGAATGTTGAAGCTGATCAGCACTACCTTGAGCCACAGGTGAAACCTAAAACAAAGCATATGCTGGAGCAGTCTCTAACAGAATCTGATTCTGTTTCCATTGAATCCAGCAGTGATCcgcagaacagcagcaatgacCAATACATCCAGGTCATTCATAGCAAGGAAAAGTACCTGAAACCTGGGACAAAACTCACCAAAAAGAAATCCAATACCAATATTGAACTGAACATGTCTGAGCCTAATGAACTGGTGTGCTCAAATGTCTGA